AACTGGGAAAGGCTTCTCTTTAAACCAGGGAAAACTCCTCCTTAAACCAAGGAAAAGCTTCTCCCCAAACTGGGAaaggctcctccagccccacactcagaatgccagcagcagccccacggCAGAAGCCGTCAATCCCACTGTTCCCAGGGGTTATGGGCTCTTATCTAAATCCTGGTGGCTCTTATCTGAGCCGAGGGCTCTTCACTTCTCTGAACCAGAGCTGGCTGCTAATTATGGCTTCATTAACTTGTTAAACCtggaggaagctgctgctgctgctccagattGCTCCAAGTGTCCTGAGATTGTTATCAGGCAGAGTCAGAGCCACCCTCTGGGTGCTGTGGTGTCACTGCAGTGTCCCCGTGGTGTCCCCATGGtccctgtgggtgctgtggtGTAACTGTGGTGACCCCATGGTGTCACTGGGTGTCCCCATGGTCCCTGTGGTGTCACTGCAGTGACCCTGTGGTTCCTGTGGTGTCCCCATGGTGTCTCTGCAGTATCTCTGTGGTGTAACTGTGGTGTCCCCACGGTTCCTGAGGTGTCCCTGCGGTTCCTGTGGTGTCCCCACGGTTCCTGTGGTGTCCCCGTGGTGTCCCTGTACTGTAactgcagtgtccccatggtTCCTCTGGTGTCCCCATGGTTCCAGTGGTGACCCTGTGGTTCCTGTGGGGTCCCCCTGGTGTCCCTCCAGTGTCCCTGTGATGTCCTCCTGGTCCCTGTGGTGTCCCCCCAGTGTAACTGCAGTGTCTCCATGGTTCCTGGGGTATCTCTGTGGTGTCACCACGGCTCTTGCGGTGTCCCCGtggctgtccccatgccccCATTGGCTGTCCCCGTGCCCTGCCCGGTGTCACATTGTgtcccccctggctgtccccatgctccccctggctgtccccatgtccccattgGCTATCCCCATGCCCTCTCCGGTGTGACATGGTGTCCCCCCGCTGTGTCACACTGTgtccccccggctgtccccatGCCCTCCCCGGTGTCACACTGTGTCCCCCCCGGTGTGACATGGTgtcccccctggctgtccccatgccctCCCTGGTGTGACACTGTGTCCCCCCAGCTGTCCCCGTGCCCCCCGCTGTGTCACACTGTGTCCCCCCAGCTGTCCCCgtgctgtgcccagtgtcaCATTGTGTCCccctctggctgtccccatgctccccctggctgtccctgtgccttgCCTGGTGTCACATTGTGTCCCCCCGCCTGTCCCCATGCcctccctggctgtccccatgcctTCTCCGGTGTGACACGGTGTCCCCCCAGGTTGTCCCCCTGCcccctgtggctgtccccatgtcccccccagctgtccccatgcCCTGCCCAGTGTGACACTGTGtcccccccggctgtccccgtGCCCTGCCCGGTGTCACACTGTGTCCCCGCGGTGTGACACGATGTCcccccccagctgtccccatgcCCCCTCGATGTCACacggtgtccccgcggtgtgACACGGTGTCCCCTGTGGCAGACTCCAGCCCTGTGCGCGGTGCCCCGGCGCTGGGGCCCGAGGAGCCCGTGTACTCCACGCGGAGGGTGACCcgcagccagcagcagcccgcCCCCGTCACCCCCAAAAAATACCCCCTGAGGCAGACCCGCTCCTCGGGCTCCGAGACCGAGCACGCCGTGGACTTCTCCGACAGGGGTacgggggctggggacagggggattTGGGACAGGGGGatggggggtttggggacagggggacaggggtacggggtttggggacaggggtacggggtttggggacagggggacGGGGTTTGGGACAGGGGGAcggggggtttggggacaggggtacgggggctggggacaggggtacgggggctggggacagggggacagaggCTTTGGGACAGGGGTACGGGGTTTGGAGACAGGGGGAcggggggtttggggacagggggaTGGGGGGTTTGGGACAGGGGGAcggggggtttggggacagggggacagggggtTGGGGGACAGGGCGTTTGGGACAGGGGTAcggggtttggggacagggataCGGGGGGTTTGGGACAGGGGTACGGGGGGCTAGGGACAGGGATacagggggtttggggacaaGGGTacgggggctggggacagggggactGGGTTTGGGACAGGGGGTTTGGGacagggggtttggggacagggggacGGGGGTTTGGGACAGGGGGAcggggggtttggggacagggggaTTTGGGACAGGGGGAcggggtttggggacagggggacGGGGGGTTTGGGACAGGGGGatggggggtttggggacagggggacagggggtttggggacaggggtACATTGATTTTGGGGACAGGGGGACGGGGAGTTTGGGGACGGGGGTACATTGATTTTGGGGACGGGGGTACATTGATTTTGGGGACGGGGGTACAGAAGGTTTGGGGCAGGGGTACATTGATTTTGGGGACAGAAGTATGGGGGATTTTTGGGACAGATGTACAGGGGTTTTTGGGACAGAGGTGGAATTTTTGGGACAGGGGTATGGGGGGTTTTGGGAATGGGGTACATTGATTTTTGGGACAGAGATACATTGAGTTTTGGGACAGGGGTATGGGGGTTTTTGGGACAGAAGTACAGGAGATTTGTGACAGAGGTACATAGATTTTTGGGACAGGGGTACGCGGTGTTTTGTGACAGAGGTACGAGGATTTCACAGGAGCATTTTTAGAGCCAGAGGCACAGGGCTTTGTTTCAGTGCACccctgagctgcctggggacactgtcccctcatccctgtcccctccgcCCCGCAGACACCAAAACCACTGCGGAGCAGGACGAGTCCCCTCCCCGCACTCCCACGGGCAACGCGCCCTCCTCCGAGTCCGACATCGACATCTCCAGCCCCAACGTGTCCCACGACGAGAGCGTGGCCAAGGACATGTCCCTCAAGGACTCCGGCAGTGACCTGTCCCACCGGCCCAAGCGCCGCCGCTTCCACGAGAGCTACAACTTCAACATGAAGTGTCCCACTCCGGGCTGCAACTCCCTGGGTGAGCATAGCTCCGGCAGTCCCCGGGatcttttcccagttttctccCATCGTGGTTTGGTGGAGGAATGGTcgtttttgttttaataacgGAAAAATATCGGTTTGTGGAGGGATTTTCCTCCCGTCGGGGTTTGGTGGAGGAATGGTCGTTTGCATTTTAATAACAGGAAGATAATGGTTCGTGGAGGggtttttctgctgctcctggaggtgATTTCTGGTGTAGGGGTGACAGGGGAGCAGGCAGACacaggtgggcacagctgggggagGAAAAGGTTTGTGGGCAGGGAACTGGTGGGTTTTTGTGCCAGAAACAGGATTTCAGTCCCAAATTATCGCGTTCCCATCCCTGGCTGCTTTGGCTTAGCATCAAATAAAGATTTCCCTTCCTTGTTaaacctcctcctctccccatcagtGACCTGTGAGGGATCTGCTCACCTGGGAGGCTTTTGCCACCTCTTTGGGATCATTTGTCACAAGGTTTGTTGTGTTGCTGACCCTTTGCAGGACACCTGACCGGGAAGCACGAGCGTCACTTCTCCATCTCGGGGTGTCCCCTCTACCACAACCTCTCAGCAGACGAGTGCAAGGTGAAcctaaaccttttttttttttgtaccttctgatttgggttttttttttttttcacctcctcctttgggggttttttcaggGCAAAATGCTGAGTTTTGTGAGCAGAAAGCAGCTCACAGGTGTGTGTGGCTGTGACACGTTTGTGTGGCTGTGACACGGTTGTGTGGCTGTGACACGGTTGTGTGGCACACCTGGGCGTTCCAGCACTCacctgggagggaagggggggacaggaggtggctgaggggtgacaggaggtgacaggaggTGGCTGAGGGATGACAGGAGGTGGCTGAGAAGTgccaggaggtggcaggaggtgacaggaggtgacaggcagtggcaggaggtggctgaGGGGTGCCGGGAGGTgacaggaggtggcaggaggtggctgaGGGGTGACAGGAGGTGACTGAGGGGTGACAAGAGGTGACAGGAGGTGGCTGAGGGGTGGCAGGAGGCGGCTGAGGGGTGGCAGGAGGCGGCTGAGAggtggcaggaggtgacaggaggTGGTTGAGGGGTGCCAAGAGGTGACAGGAGGTGGCTGAGGagtggcaggaggtggcaggaggaggcaggaggtggCTGAGAGGTGCCAGGAGGTGACAGGACGTGGCTGAGGGGTGCCAGGAGGTGGCTGAGGagtggcaggaggtggcagaaggtggcaggaggtggctgcagcCCTGACAGGGGAATTGTGGCCTCCAGGTGCGAGCTCAGAGCCGGGACAAGCAGATTGAGGAGCGGATGTTGGCCCACAGGCAGGATGACAACAACAGGCACGCCACCAGGCACCAGGTGAGCGGGGACACCTCAGTTTAGGGGACACCTCAACTCCCTTCTGCAcaccctgaggagctgctgggacactCCTGTCCCCGCCCAGCTGCCATTCCAGCAGGGGAATGAATCCCCCGTGTCCCTCCAGcgaggctggagcagcagggccgTGCTCTCAGCACCATCCTTTCCCTGTGTTTGGACGTGCAGCACCGGGCAATTCCTGCAGAATGACATTTCCCAGTCCCTGAGTCACtgggagctgtccccagcattccaggaggagctcagcctgTCCCGTGGTGGGAAGGAAATGTCCTGCTTTGCATTCCTGCCCTGTGATTAGCCCAAAGCCCGTGGAATCCTGGCAGCCAGGGTGGGGATCCCTtgggctgggcagtgcagggggaTGTTTGGAGGGGCTGGAAACCTCTCCAGCTCTCACCCTGGGGTTTCTTCCAGGCCCCCACAGAGAGGCAGCTGAGGTACAAAGAGAAGGTGGCTGAGCTCAGGAAGAAGAGGAACTCGGGGCTCAGcaaggagcagaaggagaaatACATGGTAAAAGCAGGGATTTTATCTTTTAGCCTTTCATTTCCCCCGCCCTAAGGATGGAATCTCTGCTGCCAGAATTCCAGTCAGCACTgagcccctcccagcccttcccagctggaaaagctgcatgatccaggagctcagcagcccAAACTGGTGTCCTTTGGTTtcccaggagcacaggcagACCTATGGCAACACCAGGGAGCCTCTCCTGGAGAACCTGACCAGCGAGTACGACCTGGAGCTGTTCCGCAGGGCTCAGGCCCGCGCCTCCGAGGACCTGGTGAGGTCACTGTGGGCCTGGGGGATGAGTGCCagctgtcccagtgtccccctgctgtcctgtgctgtcccctcgGTGTCCCTGTGCTGTTATCTGGGGGTTTAAATTCACTGGGACCAttgaaggagctgcagcaggagtggCAGACACACGTGAAGGTGGGCTCTGGGCAGTTTTATctcccaggctcagcccctctggggtttgtgggggcagggggcagcagAACTCTCTCTGGAGGACCCTCAGGGCTCCCTGGAAGGTGTGTGTGACCCTCGGGGTGCCCCCTGATGGATTTcatcagctggagctgagctctgccctcaggaACGTGGGGTGACattccagggctgctgccaggggacaaTGACAGCTTTTGGCtgccctgctgagggctggTGACAACAAAAGCCACCTTGGCCGTGGCTGAGTTCACAGCCTGGTGatgccagagctgctgaggagcttCCCAAAGCCACATCCCATCGCAGACAGGGATCAAAGGTGCTTTGATGCTGTCCTGGGACAGTCGGGGCTCCTGGGGCAGCGCCTTGGGCTGTGTCACGGAGCCACAGAGCCAcctgggctggaaaagccctctgacATCACCTGCCACCACCACCTTGTCACCAAATGCCACGTCCAGGGACGgtgacactgccctgggcagctccttccagtTCCCAATCCatctttctgggaagaaattcctaaataaaagaaattcctCGTGGCGTGCAgcctaaacctgccctggcacagcccgTGTCACAGAGATCCCACCCTTTCCCCAGAGTAaactccctgagctgctcctcacagcacttgtctcctgtccctgtgggtcAGGGAGCTGTAGGGATTTaacaaaattaatgaatttaGAGGGCTCAGAACacatttcctgcaggaaaacaaatccccatcctcctccagctgcaggagctcaggacTCCTGGACAGCTGACTGATAAGATTCATGAGAAACTATTTATTGGTTACATGAAGctgttttaatgcattttaaaactactggggtttttttaatgctttttgaaaCTACtgttaatgagatttttttttaattactgttaaTGAGTTTGCTTGGCTGGTGCCTCTATCTTGTCCCCACATTTGGCATTCACCTTTCAGGAAATGGGATTGGTTACAGGAAATATCATTTCTCCTTGGCTTTCCTTTCTCTGGTTCTGGCACTCTTGGCATTCtgtttctcagattttttttattttagagctGTTTGTGTGTTAGTAACTTTGATGAGTTCCAGAAGGTTCTGATGAGAGCAGCCAAAGACACTTTGGTGTCACTGTGGGACACGAAGGAAAAATGAGAGACTCAAATATTTCAggaggcaaagagcacagagaaaaggcttttattgATAACTCTTAcaccttttataaggtgttcccacacagattGAACAAGATTGATAAATAGGAGTGACCCCTCTCTGATCCCatgggttaaaccagagaaacaccaaaaccccaccTGGAGAAGGATTGTTCTGAGAGAGGAGAGTTGTTTGCTCAGATTGTTTTGAGGAGAAACTTTcctgagataattttttttttccttggggtaaaaaagcagcaggataAAATCCCTCAGCCCCAGAAACATCAGACCTGTTGTGTTGATTTGTGTTGTGTTGATTTTTTGTCAGCCTCCTGATGTTCACATTCTTGCCCTGAAGTTCCAGAGGGGCTTTCAGTGAACAGTGTTTTGGAAACTGTGTGTTCCTCCTGGAGGAGGGACAACTGATGGACTCGTAGATCAAACTGTGGGGTCAGAAAGGTGTCACCCTCGCGGCCCAACCCCTGATCAAACTCCAAAAATTATATAAACCCAAGAGAAATAAACTGTTGTTGCAAGAGGACAGCCAAGGAGGACACTGACCCGTCAGGCTGAGagtgagacaaagaaaaaacttgatttttagatttttcagGGTTTAAATAGAGTTTGAGCAGCGATCAGAAGACCCCTCAGACCCCAGCACTCCACCCATTTGTCCTTCCCTTTAGAACAAACGCAGTCACAAAACACCAGCGTTTGTTTTTGGTCCAAGCCTAAGGAAACTCACAACCAGGAGGctgaaaaatcaaaccaacaaACCGCctctctttgggtttttttttcccctctcacaATCCAGCAGGCTGGAGCCTGTTATGGCCTGCCCAAACACATCGCTGAATTCGATATTTTGGATATTTTGGCCGATATCGAACTGGATGATTTTGAGACGGCTGCTTTTCACACGGCTGCTTTTCAAACGGCTGGTTTTTAGACGGCTGCTTTTTAAATAGCTGCTTTTTAAACGGCTGTTCTTCAAACGGCTGCTTTTGCAAACGGCTGCTTTTTAAATGGCTGGGTTTTAGACGACTGCTTTTCAAAAGGCTGGTTTTTAAACGCTGCTTTTCAAACGGCTGCTTTTCAAATAGCTGATTTTTAGACGGCTGCTTTTTAAATAGCTGCTTTTTAAACGGCTGCTTTTGCAAACGGCTGCTTTTTAAATGGCTGGGTTTTAGACGGCTGCTTttcaaacagctgcttttcaaatAGCTGATTTTCAAACGGCTGTTTTTGAGACAAAGCAGCCGGTTTTCAAACAGCTGCTTTGGCtgatgctgtgctggttttcaaACAGCCGCTTTGGCtgatgctgtgctggttttcaaACAGCCGCTTTGGCtgatgctgtgctggttttcaaACAGCTGTTTTGGCtgatgctgtgctgcttttcaaacAGCTGTTTTGGCTGATGCTGTGCTCCCCCCGCGCAGGagaagctgaggctgcaggggcagaTCACCGAGGGCAGTAACATGATCAAGACCATCGCCTTCGGCCGCTATGAGCTGGACACGTGGTACCACTCGCCCTACCCCGAGGAGTACGCGCGCCTCGGCCGCCTCTACATGTGCGAGTTCTGCCTCAAGTACATGAAGAGCCAGACCATCCTGCGCAGGCACATGGTCAGGGGAGGGCTgccgtggggctggggaggggtcaGGACTGATGGAAATGCtgatctggggctggggaagggtcagGGGAGTgctcctgtggggctggggagggtcAGGGCTCGGGGGAATGCTgttctggggctggggaggggtcaGGGCTCAGGGGAGGGCTGTtatggggctggggaagggtcagGGGAGGGCTgccgtggggctggggagggtcAGGGCTCAGGGGAATGCTgttctggggctggggaggggtcaGGGCTCAGGGGAGGGCTGTtatggggctggggaagggtcagGGGAGGGCTgccgtggggctggggagggtcAGGGCTCAGGGGAGGGCTGAtatggggctggggaagggtctgtgCTGATGGGAATGCTGATCTGGGGCTGGATAAGGGTCAAGGGAGTgctcctgtggggctggggagggtcAGGGCCCAGGGGAATGCTGTtatggggctggggaggggtctgTGCTGATGGGAATTCTGTtatggggctggggaagggtcagGGGAGTgctcctgtggggctgggaagggtCAGTCACAATGGGAATGCTgccgtggggctggggagggatcAGTGCCAATGGGAATTCTgttctggggctggggaagggtctgtgCTGATGGGAATGGTTTTATGGGGTGGGGAAGGGTCAGTCCCCATGGGAATTCTGTtatggggctggggctgggtcaGTCCCCATGGGAATGCTGTTGGAGCACTAGGCAGGGctcattcctgctgggaattctGTTCTGACACCAGGGAAAGGCTCATTCCCACTGGGAATCCTGCTCTGGGAACACAGGACTCATTCCCAGTGTGACCACAGGACCCATTCCCAGTGGGAATCCTGCTGTGGGACCACAGGACCCATTCCCAGTGTGACCAGGGGATCCATTCCCAGTGGGAATCCTATCTGTCACCACGGGATCTATTCCCAGTGGGACCAGGGAAAGGCTCATTCCTAGTGGGAATCCTGCTGTGGGACCATGAGACCCATTCCCACTGGGACCACAGGACCCATTCCCAGTGTGACCAGGGGACCCATTCCCAGTGGGAATCCTACTCTGTCACCATGGGATCTATTCCCAGTGTGACCAGGGGACCCATTCCCAGTGGGAATCCTGCTCTGGGACCACAGGACCCATTCCCAGTGGGAATCCTGCTGGGGGACCACAGGACCCATTCCCAGTGGGAATCCTGCCGTGGCGCTGGGTGCCCGGCCAGGCTCACCCCCTCAGGGGGCTGTCAGGCAGCCTGTCTGTCTCTGGGGGAGGCCAGGCtgcgtgtccctgtccccagggcaggtgaCAGCCCCTCGGTGTGTCCCTGCCACAGGCCAAGTGCGTGTGGAAGCACCCGCCGGGGGACGAGATCTACCGCAAGGGCTCCATCTCTGTCTTCGAGGTGGACGGCAAGAAGAACAAGGTGAGGGggcccctggggacactggggaccctggggacactggggtgctgcagctgggccatCCCTGGGCCTTTGGgaccttttttcccctctgttggAGCCGGGGTTGGCACACGGGAGCTGCGGCGCTCGATAAACTCAGATGTTTTATTGATCCTTTAGAAGTCACAATTGTGAGTTCTGGCTCACAGAGTGAGAGTGGCTCTGTCTTTAACTCTTCCCAAGGTTTTTTAGGCGTAAATCATCCAATTGTGAGATGACAGCTAAATTATTgttacttttaacccaataaccgGCCGCCCGTGGtcacaatgtggattttttctacccaaataccaaaaaaacccacccagagGCGTGAAGGagaagtgaaaaagaaggattAAACTTCTGtcctaaatcctccatcttgtttTATAggtattattatattttaaaccaTCAAACTCTGATATCACACCCTGGGATATCACAGACTTCTACCCAAATTTCagtttggggaggttttttatGGCCTCAGGTGAATGCAGAGTTTTCTGGGGAGTTTTCAGATGCCCAAATTCCCGG
Above is a window of Sylvia atricapilla isolate bSylAtr1 unplaced genomic scaffold, bSylAtr1.pri scaffold_85_arrow_ctg1, whole genome shotgun sequence DNA encoding:
- the KAT7 gene encoding histone acetyltransferase KAT7 isoform X1, translating into MARGHVTGVWAASRRKREGPSRERRLAAAGAGLAPPEQTCRRPGDTAVTTESASANTAAATAASRAAGAGDQATSLPPPRMQRRKRNAGSSSDGTEDSDFSTDPEHTDSSESDGTSRRSARVTRSSARLSQSSQDSSPVRGAPALGPEEPVYSTRRVTRSQQQPAPVTPKKYPLRQTRSSGSETEHAVDFSDRDTKTTAEQDESPPRTPTGNAPSSESDIDISSPNVSHDESVAKDMSLKDSGSDLSHRPKRRRFHESYNFNMKCPTPGCNSLGHLTGKHERHFSISGCPLYHNLSADECKVRAQSRDKQIEERMLAHRQDDNNRHATRHQAPTERQLRYKEKVAELRKKRNSGLSKEQKEKYMEHRQTYGNTREPLLENLTSEYDLELFRRAQARASEDLEKLRLQGQITEGSNMIKTIAFGRYELDTWYHSPYPEEYARLGRLYMCEFCLKYMKSQTILRRHMAKCVWKHPPGDEIYRKGSISVFEVDGKKNKIYCQNLCLLAKLFLDHKTLYYDVEPFLFYVMTEADNTGCHLIGYFSKEKNSFLNYNVSCILTMPQYMRQGYGKMLIDFSYLLSKVEEKVGSPERPLSDLGLISYRSYWKEVLLRYLHNFQGKEISIKEISQETAVNPVDIVSTLQALQMLKYWKGKHLVLKRQDLIDEWIAKEAKRSNSNKTMDPSCLKWTPPKGT